The nucleotide sequence AACATGATGTCCTCAACTAATTCGTGGTTGTTAATGGTTTCGTAATCGCAGTCATAAAACTCAGCGATCACATGTTTTCCCAATGCGTTCAATTCCTCGGCACCTCCAGAAAAAACAGTAAGTTTAAGAAACGAGAATGATTTTTACTATAATTTTTTGTCAACCCTGACTGTAAATTTTATTTTATTTTTTTGGGTTTTGTCGACCCGCTTCTCATTCCGATCTCGAGACGACCGGATCGAAATGTACGATTGCCCTTTCTCTTTATAAATGGAAGCCAGAACCAAGAAACTCTTCTGCATGCCCTCCGAGGCCTTATATCATTCTTCTCGGCCATTTTAAGAAGAAAACGTTTCCTCCATTTCTTTTTATAAGAACGAAGAATAAGGAAATACGACTCAGAAAATAGAATCGAATTCATACAAGGTAAGGAAAAAAGTTTCCACTTGGAAAACGGGGAGTTCTTTCGATTCTTGTAATCAAAATGAAAAAAAGAAAGATTCAAACTTCCTGGAAGGCGATTGCGGCTACCGCTCTGGGCCTCGTAGCGGCTTCGTGGCTGGGTTTTTATCTTTGGACGATGTTTTCTGCGAGCACGGTGGATCGCTGGAAGCAGACTTCCGATTCTTCCGTTCGCCATAAAGCGGAGAAGCAAGGAAAGCTCGTCCTCTTTCTCGTAGAACCCGAGTCTTGTCTCGATTGCGGGGAAGTCAGAAAGGCGTTTGAAGGTTTCGCCTCCGTTCAAGATTCTTATATCCTTTATACGATCCAAGAAAAAGAACCGAACAGCCGTTATGAGACCATTCTTCTGGATGATCGTTTTGAGGAATTCGTTTCGTCTCTGAAAAAAGGCAAAGTTGTCTGGGGAGTTTGGAACGACTCGGATGAAATTCTTGCGGTGCGGACGGGGATTCCGGGTACCAAGGAAGAATCGATTCTTCTCAAATTATCCGAAAAGAATCGTTTTCGTTAGAAAAGAAACGAAAGATCTCGTAACGTTCTCGGTGGAACGTTTAGGATTTATAAGAATTTAAGAATTCAGAAATGGAATTCTTATCCTTATCCAATGAATGTTTGTGCACTTCTTCGATGACTGCCTCGATCGCCGCTCCCATCAGAAAAACTCCGGACTTCACTTCCACATCGTAACTCCTTTCCGATTCGTTCGGACCGAGTTCCTTATAAACCGAAACACCGCTGATCTTGACGATGTTTTCGTTTCCCGGAGGGGAAAGGGTAAACTCGTGCGTGTTCGTATCCAGATTGAATGTAGAATTCTCTAATAAAGAAGGATCGGAGAGAAGAGCCGCGAGCACCTTAGGCATGGATTCGGCGAGTTTGACCTTCCGTTTTTGGTAGACCATGTTCCCCTCTTTCTTTTCTTCCAAGAGTTCCACGTTCTTGAGTTCCGGAAACTTATCCAAATACTTATAACGATCTTCTCTAGCCTTCAATAGATCCTTGAGCGGTACGGGAAATTGCTGAACTACCTTATATTTCATCCGGTCCTCTTGATGAGCTCGTGCATTCCTGGAGAATGCTCGGTTTTCCAATCCAGTAAATAAAAAACTATGGGAAGAATTTGCAAGACATTAATTCTGGCAGGAAGGTCTTTGGTTGGAAATCGATGAACGAAATAGCTTCTTCCTGGGTTGAAATCTCTCAAAGTTCTCTGCGCACCAATCTGAATAGTTTTCGGTCGATTCTAAAACCGAATTCTACCCTTACCGCAATTCTAAAATCAAACGCTTACGGTCACGGCCTGGAAACGATGACAAAACTCTGCATCGAAGAAGGAGTTTCCCGAATCGGTGTCAACTCGATCGAAGAAGCACAACGTGTTCGCCGACTGGATTCTCAGATTCCGATCTTGATCATGGGAGAAATTCAGAATCTTTCGGATGTAAAAGACCTTTTAGCCGATCCGAATTTCTGGATCGTCTTTTCCAGACCGGAGACGGCGCGAATTCTTTCCCGATTGAATCCGGCTCCAAAACTTCA is from Leptospira stimsonii and encodes:
- a CDS encoding DUF2505 family protein; the protein is MKYKVVQQFPVPLKDLLKAREDRYKYLDKFPELKNVELLEEKKEGNMVYQKRKVKLAESMPKVLAALLSDPSLLENSTFNLDTNTHEFTLSPPGNENIVKISGVSVYKELGPNESERSYDVEVKSGVFLMGAAIEAVIEEVHKHSLDKDKNSISEFLNSYKS